A window of Gymnogyps californianus isolate 813 chromosome 28, ASM1813914v2, whole genome shotgun sequence genomic DNA:
GAATCCAAACATCTGTTCTGCGACAGCAGTGATGAGATGCTGTCCTGGAAGAGACGTGCAAGCAACAGCCTTGAGTGCCACTGGACACAGGAAAAGACCTTTTCAGtcagactgtattttttctgctgacaCTCCCCACGACATTTGCAAATGCCCAGGCATGTGCTCGGTGCTGTGCGGCTGATGCTACTGCTTAGGAGCAGACAGAAGAGACAGCCATCGCCTCGTGGGCCTTGGGACCCTGACAGCACCACGGCGCACGCTGAACACTTCAAAGCGGGTTGAACTTTCCTTCCAAACCTGTTTGCAGCGGGTTCCTTTACAAGCCAAGGGGAGCCCGCAGGGGAGGCGCCTGCCTTCCCAAGCGGCCCCGGGATGGACTGTGCGCGCAGAGCTGCCgggcttccccctcccctgaCCAGGATGGGGACAAGCTGGGCACCGACcgcccccccagcccagggcccGGGTGAAGCCAGGCGAGGCCGCCCCGGACGGGGCCCGCGGCGCTGCTGGCCGCCGCTGCAGCGCGGTGTTACCGGACGCCCCTCGGTCGGGCCGGGGCACGGACCTGAATGCTGCTGCATGTGGTCGAAGCGGCGCTCCCAGTCCAGCGACAGCAGCACCTCGGCGCCCGGCTCCAGCGCCGCCTGCACGAAGTGGATGGCCTCGGGGCCCCGCCGGGTCACGCGCAGCACCGGCACATCGCCGATGAGGCCGCGGTCGTCCGGCTGCGGACACGGGGCGTCagcgccgccggcccggccccggcctcAGCCCCGGCCTCggccccccgcccggcccggcccggcccggcccgtaCCTGCCCGCCGCCCTCGGGGAAGAGGATGGTGTCCTCCAGCACCACCTGGAACCCGCGCaccggctccccgccgccctcgGGCCGCAGCTCCGCCGCCCGGCACGACACCACCCTGGTGGCGAACTGCAACAGAGACGGCGGCGCCGTGAGGGCCGGCCCGCGCctccgccgcgccgcgccccgcctGTCCCGCCGCTACCTGCCGCGCCCAGCTGTCCCGCTGGCACTGGAACACCATGGCCGCGGCGGCTGCGGACCGGCGGCGGCGACCGAGGAAAGACACGGGCGGGCGGCGACGGCGGCCGGGAGGGACACGGGGCTGGCGGCGACGGCGACCGAGGAAAGACACGGGGCGGGCGGCGACGGCGGCCGAGGAGGGACACGGGGCTGGCGGCGACGGCGACCGAGGAAAGACACGGGGCGGGCGGCGACGGCGGCCGGGGAAGGACACGGGGGCTGGCGGCGACGGCGGCCGGGAAGGGACACGCGGCTGGCGGTCGCGGCCGCCGTGCCGCAGGTGGGCGGGGCCTGCAAAGTGACGCGCCAGGCgcgcgcccggcggcggcggggcacGCGCTCCCGGTgccggcggcggtggcgggggaGGACGGCTCCCCGGCGTCtggcgcggcggcggcccgaGCGGACAGCAGACgacggcggcggcagcagctcACGTTTATTGCCCCGTGCCCCGCGCGGGTAACCGGCACGGGGAGAGCGGACGGCTCCCGCCGCCCTGGGTCGGGGTCCGCTGCGCtcggcggggaaccggcgggggCGGCTCCGCTTCCTCGGAGAGCCCCGCCCGCGCGCTCCTCGTCGGTGCGTGCTGCCGGCGCGCCGGGAGGCCTCCTGCGGCCGCGGCGTCCCCGGGGGCCTGGGCTTCAGAGGTCGTCCTGCGGGCAGGAGGAGCGAGGTGCCAGGGAAGGGGCCAGCCCCCTCCCGCAGCGGCCGGCACCGGCCcgacagccccaggcagccctggggagcGTGTCCCCGGCTGGCTCCGGGACGGGCTgccccaggagagcagctggagctgctgccggCGTCCCGGAGCGAGCGGAGGGCCGGAGGCTCGGCTCAGCGGGGGCGGCTGCAGCGCGTAGCAGCGTCTGGGGGAAGCAGCTCGCGGGCAGTACTTACATCCAGGTCGTCCATGGCTGGCGGGGGGCCTTTGTCCGTCACCTTCTCCAGGAGCTGGATGGGAAACAAACGGCTGTGGGAACTCCGAATGCCCGGCTCCCCGCCATCCCGAGCACCCACCCCACACGTGCCCCGGGACCCCGAGGCCTGCGGCCCGGCTCACCTCTGCGTACTGCTCCACCATGGCCCTCTCCACCTCCTCGTCCCCTTCCCAGTCTCGCCAGTTGTCGAAGTCCACGGAgagccaggctggctgtggTCAGAGAGAGCATCCCCtgagggagggagcagcacGGAAGGGACCAGGCAGCCCCGTCCTCGCAGCCCGGGGATTGCTCTGTGGGGCGAGCACAGGCTGCTCCTGCACAGGCGAGGGGAcggggcaggctggggaagggcaggaagGGGAGTGTGTCCCTTCATCTGCGGGTGCTGGTCCTGACCCTGCCTGCGTTGAGGGAAAGGGGTGCTGCACCCTTCCCAGAGGGCAGAGGTCCGTGGACTGGCAGTGACCATGAGGTTGGGCTCTTTGGGAGCTCTGTGTTGGGATGCCCGCGTGGGGCCCTCGGTATCTGTCCTGGGGGCAGGTTGGTCCCCGGGAGCCGCGAGGCGCTGCGTGGGGACCGCACCTGCGCTGAGGCTGGTCCCGGCTGCCAGGCGCTACACACACCTTGATGTTCTCCTTGGTGATGCGGGGCCAGGCCACTTTCTCCTTCCACTTCCTCATAAAACACGTGATGGAGCGGTCAGAGCGCTTCTCCTGTGAGTCCTGCCAAGAGATCGGGGGTGCCTCACCTCCGTGTCTGCCGGACTCCTCTCTGTAATCCACTGCAGACACGCACAGGATTAAAGCTCAGCCACGTTCAGGCTGGGGGGGACACAGAACCACGCAGACAGATTGTTTCTGGCCCAAGGCAGCACTGCGAGTGCCAGGCCCAGGGTCAGGGCTCCCAGGCTTGTGCTCACCCCACTCAGGCTCTTGGGAAATGGGCAGGATTCAATGCTAAGTGGCGTTGCTCAAGACTGGACAGGCTGGGTTTAACTCTAAGCCTGATGCAGGCTGTCGGAGAACAGTTAGCTGCGGGGAAGCCTCACCTTGGAGTTGACCCTGGCATACAGGTTGATCTCGTTGTAGAACTCCACACCATCTGCATTTTTGCAACTGCCAAAACACGGTAACAGCCTGGCTTAGGAGAGGGCTGAGGCCACGCGTGCCCTGTCCCCTGAACCACCCCCAGTTCAGGGCCGCGTCCCTGGTAGGCAGGGCAGCGGCAGCTGACCTGAACACCAGCCGCTGGTCCTCAATGACAACCTTAACATCCGTGCTGTCCTCGACACAGAACTCCAGGAAGACGTACCGCGGGCGGTCGTACCACAGCGTCTTTGCAGGTTGCCTTGGGAAAGAGCAGACCAGCGGGTATTTCCACGGTGCCCACCAGCGCTCCGCAGGGACCGCGCGAGGCACGGGGTGGGGACTGGGGCAAGGAAGGTGCCCCAAGCGTGGACCCTGTGTGGGCCGAGCTCCGGGGCTGGCAGCGAGAGCGAGGTGGGTGCAGGGCCTGGGCGGTGGGCACGCAACGCTCCCCCCTCACGCCTCGGCAGCCAGCGGGGCCCGGCAGGCCGGCCTGCCCTCGCTCTCCCCCGCCATTCCCGGCGCCATTCCCCCGCTGCCCCGGGGTCCAGCCCGGCGGTGCCTCAGGCTCCGGCCCCTCGCGGGTGCCCCAGGCCCCGGCCGGACACTGCCCCAGCGACCGGGCGCCGCGCGGGGGTGCCGGGCGCTGCCCGTCCCGTCCGGCCGCGCTCACCTCGCCATGGCGGTGCCGACCCCGCCCCGCGCTATTTCGGGCCGGGGGCGCGGCTGTCGGCGGGGCCGGCAGCAGGGGGCCGGCCGGCAGCGGGGGCCGGCAGCGGGGatcg
This region includes:
- the PTGES3L gene encoding putative protein PTGES3L isoform X3 — translated: MARQPAKTLWYDRPRYVFLEFCVEDSTDVKVVIEDQRLVFSCKNADGVEFYNEINLYARVNSKDSQEKRSDRSITCFMRKWKEKVAWPRITKENIKPAWLSVDFDNWRDWEGDEEVERAMVEQYAELLEKVTDKGPPPAMDDLDDDL